From a single Streptomyces sp. 1331.2 genomic region:
- a CDS encoding MarR family winged helix-turn-helix transcriptional regulator, which yields MEMPVTERLGLHIKRVEQELMAAKHAALRPLGLTVPQYAALYMLEDQPGLSAAALARACLVTPQTIATVLANLEAKGLVTRRPHPFHRKVVEVLLTEDGRLLLARADAAAVAIERRIADGFSPEERELLIGLLARASGRLTAEPAQD from the coding sequence ATGGAGATGCCGGTCACGGAACGCCTCGGGCTGCACATCAAGCGGGTGGAGCAGGAGCTGATGGCGGCCAAGCACGCCGCGCTCCGGCCGCTCGGGCTGACGGTGCCGCAGTACGCCGCGCTGTACATGCTCGAAGACCAGCCGGGGCTCTCCGCCGCCGCGCTCGCCCGCGCCTGCCTGGTCACTCCGCAGACCATCGCCACCGTGCTCGCCAATCTGGAGGCGAAGGGGCTGGTCACCCGCCGCCCGCACCCCTTTCACCGCAAGGTGGTCGAGGTGCTGCTCACCGAGGACGGGCGCCTGCTGCTGGCCCGGGCCGATGCGGCGGCCGTCGCGATCGAGCGGCGGATCGCCGACGGGTTCAGCCCCGAGGAGCGGGAGCTGCTGATCGGGCTGCTGGCCCGCGCGTCGGGTCGGCTGACGGCCGAGCCGGCGCAGGACTGA
- a CDS encoding VOC family protein, whose protein sequence is MLTNLMYVTMPVTDQDRALRFYTEQLGLEKRIDYPGPDGRFLTVAVPGSPVEIILWSQTPAPAQPAESKPGTAIGPVFLESDDLRADFEVLRERGVTFDRPEPEDYGFGIRIEALDPDGNRISLRQRADWQNDETA, encoded by the coding sequence ATGCTGACCAACCTCATGTACGTGACGATGCCGGTCACCGACCAGGACCGCGCGCTGCGCTTCTACACGGAGCAGCTCGGCCTGGAGAAGCGCATCGACTACCCCGGGCCCGACGGGCGCTTCCTCACCGTGGCCGTCCCCGGCAGCCCGGTGGAGATCATCCTCTGGTCGCAGACCCCGGCCCCCGCACAGCCCGCCGAGTCGAAGCCCGGCACGGCGATCGGCCCGGTCTTCCTCGAATCGGACGACCTGCGGGCGGACTTCGAGGTGCTCCGCGAGCGCGGAGTGACCTTCGACCGGCCCGAGCCGGAGGACTACGGCTTCGGCATCCGCATCGAGGCCCTGGACCCGGACGGCAACCGGATCTCGCTGCGCCAGCGCGCGGACTGGCAGAACGACGAGACCGCCTGA
- a CDS encoding sensor histidine kinase, with product MPSTTLRRALVRSLRRPPWSPEAWRDTRFIAAGIPPALPVWLAVTESRLLFPVLAAVLLCTRPLTALQRGRLLALHGVEVPPPRPFTWRRAWLLGLTWRQVLHHLVVGPLLAAGALVVVYVWGAAAVLITLYGWIWLMPPGTTLRTDLDGLDVGLTAGGVLLLLAAPWAAALVARLEVWAAQQLLGPGRAEALERRVEEITESRAGLVDAVDAERRRIERDLHDGAQQRLTSLAMNLGLARRTLKDVLPPEAMQVIVAAHEEAQAAIDELRDLVRGLHPAVLEDRGLDAALSGIAARAPLPVRLDVDLTEPIAPTVEAVAYFTVSEALTNVAKHARADRVDLSVRTAGGRLRLVISDDGVGGADPSRGTGLTGLRKRTASVDGTLSVLSPLGGPTTITVELPCAL from the coding sequence ATGCCCTCCACCACGTTGCGCCGAGCGCTCGTCAGGAGCCTCCGGCGCCCACCGTGGTCGCCCGAGGCCTGGCGGGACACCCGCTTCATAGCCGCCGGAATACCGCCGGCCCTGCCGGTCTGGCTGGCCGTCACCGAGTCTCGGCTGCTCTTCCCGGTGCTCGCCGCCGTCCTGCTCTGCACCCGCCCGCTGACCGCCCTCCAGCGCGGCCGGCTGCTGGCCCTGCACGGGGTGGAGGTGCCGCCGCCGCGGCCGTTCACCTGGCGCCGGGCCTGGCTGCTGGGGCTGACCTGGCGCCAGGTCCTCCACCACCTGGTGGTCGGCCCGCTGCTGGCGGCGGGTGCGCTGGTGGTGGTGTACGTCTGGGGCGCAGCCGCGGTGCTGATCACCCTGTACGGCTGGATCTGGCTGATGCCCCCCGGCACCACGCTGCGTACGGACCTGGACGGGCTGGACGTCGGGCTCACGGCCGGCGGCGTGCTGCTGCTGCTCGCGGCGCCCTGGGCGGCGGCGCTGGTGGCCCGGCTGGAGGTGTGGGCGGCGCAGCAGCTGCTCGGCCCGGGCCGCGCGGAGGCCCTGGAGCGCCGGGTCGAGGAGATCACCGAGAGCCGGGCCGGGCTGGTCGACGCGGTGGACGCCGAGCGCCGCCGGATCGAGCGCGACCTGCACGACGGCGCCCAGCAGCGCCTCACCTCCCTGGCGATGAACCTGGGCCTGGCCCGGCGCACCCTCAAGGACGTGCTGCCGCCCGAGGCCATGCAGGTGATCGTGGCCGCGCACGAGGAGGCCCAGGCGGCCATCGACGAGCTGCGCGACCTGGTCCGCGGCCTGCACCCGGCGGTCCTGGAGGACCGCGGCCTGGACGCGGCGCTGTCCGGCATCGCCGCCCGCGCCCCGCTGCCGGTGCGCCTGGACGTCGACCTCACCGAGCCGATCGCCCCGACCGTCGAGGCGGTCGCCTACTTCACCGTCTCCGAGGCGCTCACCAACGTGGCCAAGCACGCCCGGGCCGACCGGGTCGACCTCTCGGTGCGGACGGCCGGCGGCCGGCTGCGCCTGGTCATCAGCGACGACGGCGTGGGCGGCGCGGACCCCTCGCGCGGCACCGGGCTCACCGGTCTGCGCAAGCGCACCGCCTCGGTCGACGGAACGCTGTCCGTTCTCAGCCCCCTCGGGGGCCCCACCACCATCACCGTGGAGTTGCCGTGCGCGCTGTGA
- a CDS encoding serine hydrolase domain-containing protein, whose translation MRRKTRRIRHMALALSTAVAVSLGVLAVPAASAATRPGPVQQGLDALVRSDGVPAALATVQGRDGRARHYTAGVGNLATGAKVPVDGQVRIGSNTKTFTAVVVLQLVAEGKVDLDATVETYLPGVVHGEGIDGRLVTVRQLLQHTSGLPEYEGLLDEASLRHRYFEPRELLDLAFQHKPELAPGAEFSYSSTNYVLAGLIVQKVTGRPLAEEIDRRIVRKLGLRHTYFPAVGDRTIREPHPEGYRKDSAEGPLGDFTEMDPSAAWAAGQMISTDSDLNRFFTALLVPGRLLPEAQLAQMRTTVPIGDTGAGAGLGILSRPLSCGGVYWGHGGDIPGYETRGGATDDGRAVNIAVTTVPTDYDVTRRLEAVVDTALCR comes from the coding sequence ATGCGCAGGAAGACCCGCAGGATCCGCCACATGGCGCTCGCGCTCTCGACCGCCGTCGCCGTCTCCCTAGGTGTCCTGGCCGTCCCCGCGGCCTCGGCCGCCACCCGGCCGGGCCCCGTCCAGCAGGGGCTCGACGCGCTGGTGCGGTCGGACGGTGTGCCCGCCGCGCTGGCGACCGTACAGGGCCGGGACGGCCGGGCCCGGCACTACACCGCGGGGGTGGGGAACCTGGCCACCGGAGCGAAGGTGCCGGTCGACGGACAGGTGCGGATCGGCAGCAACACCAAGACCTTCACCGCCGTCGTCGTCCTGCAGCTGGTCGCGGAGGGGAAGGTCGACCTCGACGCCACGGTCGAGACCTACCTGCCGGGTGTGGTCCACGGCGAGGGCATCGACGGGCGGCTCGTCACCGTACGCCAACTCCTGCAGCACACCAGCGGGTTGCCCGAGTACGAAGGGCTCCTCGACGAGGCCTCGCTCCGCCACCGGTACTTCGAGCCCCGCGAACTCCTGGACCTCGCCTTCCAGCACAAGCCCGAACTCGCCCCCGGCGCCGAGTTCAGCTACAGCAGCACCAATTACGTGCTGGCCGGGCTGATCGTCCAGAAGGTCACCGGCCGCCCGCTCGCCGAGGAGATCGACCGGCGCATCGTCCGCAAGCTCGGGCTGCGGCACACCTACTTCCCCGCCGTCGGCGACCGGACCATCCGCGAACCCCACCCCGAGGGCTACCGCAAGGACTCCGCCGAGGGGCCGCTGGGCGACTTCACCGAGATGGACCCCTCGGCGGCCTGGGCGGCCGGGCAGATGATCTCCACCGACTCCGACCTCAACCGCTTCTTCACCGCACTGCTCGTCCCCGGGCGCCTCCTCCCCGAGGCCCAACTCGCGCAGATGCGCACCACCGTGCCGATCGGGGACACCGGTGCGGGCGCCGGGCTGGGGATCCTCAGCAGGCCGCTCTCCTGCGGCGGGGTCTACTGGGGCCACGGCGGCGACATCCCCGGGTACGAGACCCGCGGCGGCGCCACCGACGACGGCCGTGCCGTCAACATCGCGGTGACCACCGTCCCGACCGACTACGACGTCACCCGACGCCTGGAGGCCGTCGTGGACACCGCCCTCTGCCGCTGA
- a CDS encoding NADAR family protein → MSEMHVGSPAAVRSREELAALMADGVHPKWVMFWGHTARKGGGTRQECLSQWWPGEFTVDGVTYGSAEHWMMAGKARMFGDTAVEEQVLAARTPAEAKKLGRLVKDFDDETWTAGRFELVVAGNVAKFGQDESLRAYLLGTGSRVLVEASPVDRIWGIGLAADDIRAQRPAEWRGLNLLGFALMEARARLAA, encoded by the coding sequence ATGAGCGAGATGCACGTGGGGAGCCCTGCCGCCGTCCGCAGCCGCGAGGAGCTGGCCGCGCTGATGGCCGACGGGGTGCACCCGAAGTGGGTGATGTTCTGGGGGCACACCGCGCGCAAGGGCGGCGGCACCCGGCAGGAGTGCCTGAGCCAGTGGTGGCCGGGCGAGTTCACCGTCGACGGGGTGACGTACGGGTCCGCCGAGCACTGGATGATGGCCGGCAAGGCCCGGATGTTCGGGGACACGGCCGTCGAGGAGCAGGTGCTGGCGGCCCGGACGCCGGCCGAGGCGAAGAAGCTGGGGCGGCTGGTCAAGGACTTCGACGACGAGACCTGGACGGCCGGACGGTTCGAGCTGGTCGTGGCGGGCAACGTCGCGAAGTTCGGGCAGGACGAGTCGCTGCGCGCGTACCTGCTGGGCACCGGCAGCCGGGTGCTGGTCGAGGCCAGCCCGGTGGACCGGATCTGGGGCATCGGGCTGGCGGCCGACGACATCCGGGCACAGCGGCCCGCCGAGTGGCGCGGGCTGAACCTGCTGGGCTTCGCGCTGATGGAGGCCCGGGCGCGGCTGGCCGCGTGA
- a CDS encoding MFS transporter, translated as MLDFFIVNVALPTIDEDLAAGPAVLELVAAGYGIAFAVLLVLGGRLGDIFGRRRLFVAGAAAFALTSLACGLAPDAWSLVAARAAQGASAALLIPQVLGTITATTEGARRGRALSIYGAVGGISVVVGQVLGGMLVAADLFGTGWRSVFLVNVPFALLAVVTALRHVPESRATRAARVDVPGTVLLTATLLALLIPLMEGRAAGWPLWSWVLLGLFPVLAAAFAVVERRAERRGDTPLVPPTLLRIPEMRRGLGIALPYFAGFGGFMFVIAVALQQGLHLGPVAAGWALVPMAVGYFAASLSGPRLIGRFGSRVLSAGAVIQALGLATLALTALADWSHFSPLRMAPGVALAGIGQGLIGTPLFRVVLSKVPAARAGVGSGVLATSQQSSLALGVATLGTLYLSLSPSLGMARAFALCLGIQLLGSFTILYLTTRLPRSIG; from the coding sequence ATGCTCGACTTCTTCATCGTCAACGTCGCCCTGCCGACCATCGACGAGGACCTGGCCGCCGGGCCCGCCGTCCTCGAACTGGTCGCCGCCGGCTACGGCATCGCCTTCGCCGTCCTGCTCGTCCTCGGCGGGCGCCTCGGCGACATCTTCGGCCGCCGCCGGCTGTTCGTGGCCGGCGCCGCCGCCTTCGCCCTCACCTCGCTGGCCTGCGGACTCGCCCCCGACGCGTGGTCCCTGGTCGCCGCCCGGGCCGCCCAGGGCGCCTCGGCCGCACTGCTGATCCCCCAGGTGCTCGGCACCATCACCGCCACCACCGAGGGTGCCCGGCGCGGCCGCGCGCTCAGCATCTACGGCGCGGTCGGTGGCATCTCGGTCGTGGTCGGGCAGGTGCTCGGCGGGATGCTGGTCGCCGCCGACCTGTTCGGCACCGGCTGGCGCTCGGTCTTCCTGGTCAACGTGCCGTTCGCGCTGCTCGCCGTGGTCACGGCGCTCCGCCACGTCCCGGAGAGCCGCGCCACCCGGGCCGCCCGGGTGGACGTGCCCGGCACCGTCCTGCTCACCGCCACCCTGCTCGCCCTGCTCATCCCGCTGATGGAGGGCCGCGCCGCCGGCTGGCCGCTCTGGTCCTGGGTGCTGCTCGGGCTGTTCCCCGTCCTGGCCGCCGCCTTCGCCGTCGTCGAGCGCCGCGCCGAGCGGCGCGGAGACACCCCGCTGGTGCCGCCGACCCTGCTGCGCATCCCCGAGATGCGGCGCGGCCTGGGCATCGCCCTCCCCTACTTCGCGGGCTTCGGCGGCTTCATGTTCGTCATCGCCGTCGCCCTGCAGCAGGGCCTGCACCTCGGCCCGGTCGCAGCCGGCTGGGCACTCGTCCCGATGGCCGTCGGCTACTTCGCCGCCTCGCTCTCCGGCCCCCGGCTGATCGGCCGCTTCGGCAGCCGGGTGCTCAGCGCCGGAGCCGTCATCCAGGCCCTCGGCCTCGCCACCCTGGCCCTGACCGCGCTCGCCGACTGGTCGCACTTCTCCCCGCTGCGGATGGCCCCGGGCGTCGCCCTCGCGGGCATCGGACAGGGCCTGATCGGCACCCCGCTGTTCCGGGTCGTCCTCTCCAAGGTGCCCGCCGCCCGGGCCGGCGTCGGCAGCGGCGTCCTCGCCACCAGCCAGCAGTCCAGCCTCGCCCTCGGCGTCGCCACCCTCGGCACCCTCTACCTGTCGCTCTCGCCCAGCCTCGGCATGGCCCGCGCGTTCGCCCTCTGCCTGGGCATCCAGCTGCTCGGGTCGTTCACCATCCTGTACCTGACCACCCGCCTGCCCCGGTCCATCGGCTGA
- a CDS encoding alpha/beta fold hydrolase, protein MADAPARPEPLDHIAAGSGPGLVLIHGTGADANSNWGPLIDVLRDRYTVVAPNLPGAGATPVDPAPIDLDSLADRIVATARTAGLERFHLVGHSLGAALATAVAARHPEAVTSLALHAGWVRTTPREAVMFDLWTHLLRTDPALLARHLVLTAMGPDLLDTLDEGGFADLTAGFTAMLDERILGQIDLDTRIDLREAVGRITAPTLVLACADDRIIPPHHQRQLAAAIRQAAYLEVPGGHGLPFEDPARFFSLITAYVDERQAQART, encoded by the coding sequence TTGGCCGACGCTCCGGCCCGCCCCGAACCGCTCGATCACATCGCCGCCGGCTCCGGCCCCGGCCTGGTCCTGATCCACGGCACCGGCGCCGACGCGAACTCCAACTGGGGGCCGCTCATCGACGTGCTCCGCGACCGCTACACCGTCGTCGCCCCCAACCTGCCCGGCGCCGGCGCCACCCCCGTCGACCCCGCACCGATCGACCTCGATTCCCTCGCCGACCGCATCGTCGCCACCGCCCGGACCGCCGGACTGGAACGCTTCCACCTGGTCGGCCACTCCCTGGGCGCCGCCCTCGCCACCGCCGTGGCCGCCCGGCACCCCGAGGCCGTGACCTCGCTCGCCCTGCACGCCGGATGGGTCCGGACGACCCCGCGCGAAGCCGTCATGTTCGACCTGTGGACACACCTGCTCCGCACCGACCCGGCCCTGCTGGCCCGCCACCTGGTCCTCACCGCGATGGGCCCCGACCTCCTCGACACCCTCGACGAGGGCGGGTTCGCCGACCTGACCGCAGGCTTCACCGCCATGCTGGACGAGCGCATCCTCGGCCAGATCGACCTCGACACCCGCATCGACCTGCGCGAGGCGGTCGGCCGGATCACCGCCCCCACCCTCGTCCTGGCCTGCGCCGACGACCGGATCATCCCGCCCCACCACCAGCGCCAACTGGCCGCCGCCATCCGCCAGGCCGCGTACCTGGAGGTCCCCGGCGGCCACGGCCTGCCCTTCGAGGACCCGGCCCGCTTCTTCTCGCTCATCACCGCGTACGTGGACGAGCGCCAGGCACAAGCCCGGACCTGA
- a CDS encoding helix-turn-helix transcriptional regulator: MSLMTPAAQARRAVDAQARTAPAPAAQARTGSAGQPRATPGEARRHELAAFLRSRRERIAPEQVGLPMTGRRRTPGLRREEVAQLAAVGVTWYTWLEQGRDIQVSAQVLDSVARALLLDPSERAHLFTLAGADDPAPVLECPSVTPSVRLLLEQLAPYPAVVVNSRYDVLAYNAPYTGIVGDLAALAPEDRNLMWMAFTPSYFREVLIDYRTERLGMVARFRAAMAEHSSEPAWKALLARALKASPDFAELWQRHDVMRPGNGIKRFQVPGVGLLSCEYTNFWLSPRLGTRMVTYTPLDEQTRALMDRLPTDS, from the coding sequence ATGAGCCTGATGACTCCCGCCGCGCAAGCCCGTAGGGCCGTCGACGCGCAAGCCCGTACGGCCCCGGCGCCCGCCGCGCAAGCCCGCACCGGCTCCGCCGGACAGCCCCGCGCCACCCCCGGCGAGGCCCGCCGGCACGAGCTGGCCGCCTTCCTGCGCAGCCGCCGCGAGCGCATCGCGCCCGAGCAGGTCGGCCTGCCGATGACCGGACGCCGCCGGACGCCGGGGCTGCGCCGGGAGGAGGTCGCGCAGCTCGCCGCGGTCGGGGTGACCTGGTACACGTGGCTGGAGCAGGGGCGGGACATCCAGGTGTCCGCCCAGGTGCTGGACTCGGTGGCCCGGGCGCTGCTGCTGGACCCGAGCGAGCGCGCGCACCTGTTCACCCTGGCCGGCGCGGACGACCCGGCGCCGGTGCTGGAGTGCCCCTCGGTGACCCCGAGCGTGCGGCTGCTGCTGGAGCAGCTGGCCCCGTACCCGGCCGTGGTGGTCAACTCCCGCTACGACGTGCTGGCGTACAACGCGCCGTACACCGGGATCGTCGGCGACCTCGCCGCCCTGGCGCCGGAGGACCGCAACCTGATGTGGATGGCGTTCACGCCCTCGTACTTCCGCGAGGTGCTGATCGACTACCGCACCGAACGCCTCGGCATGGTGGCCCGGTTCCGTGCGGCGATGGCCGAGCACAGCTCGGAGCCGGCCTGGAAGGCGCTGCTGGCCCGGGCGCTCAAGGCCTCGCCGGACTTCGCGGAGCTCTGGCAGCGGCACGACGTGATGCGGCCGGGCAACGGCATCAAGCGCTTCCAGGTGCCCGGTGTCGGTCTGCTGAGCTGCGAGTACACCAACTTCTGGCTCAGCCCCCGGCTCGGCACCCGGATGGTCACCTACACCCCGCTGGACGAGCAGACCCGCGCGCTGATGGACAGGCTTCCGACCGACAGCTGA
- a CDS encoding nucleoside deaminase, producing MITEADEILLRRAVAIAARAVAQGDAPYGSLLAGPDGEILAEARNTVRRDKDITAHPELKLARWAARELDPDTAARTTMYTSCQPCGMCTGGLVRSGIGRVVYALSTEQLVALNPESGAWPTVTQEGPALYDEARLAIETYYHGS from the coding sequence GTGATCACCGAAGCCGACGAGATCCTCCTGCGCCGCGCCGTCGCCATCGCGGCCCGCGCCGTTGCCCAGGGCGACGCCCCGTACGGCTCCCTGCTGGCCGGCCCGGACGGCGAGATCCTTGCCGAGGCCCGCAACACGGTGCGCCGCGACAAGGACATCACCGCTCATCCGGAGCTGAAGCTGGCCCGCTGGGCGGCCCGCGAGCTCGACCCGGACACGGCCGCGCGCACCACGATGTACACCAGCTGCCAGCCGTGCGGGATGTGCACCGGCGGTCTCGTCCGCTCGGGCATCGGCCGGGTCGTGTACGCGCTGTCGACGGAGCAACTCGTCGCCCTCAACCCGGAGTCGGGGGCCTGGCCGACCGTGACGCAGGAGGGCCCGGCCCTGTACGACGAGGCCCGCCTCGCCATCGAGACGTACTACCACGGGAGTTGA
- a CDS encoding Lrp/AsnC family transcriptional regulator, with amino-acid sequence MAVNLDETDWAIIEQLQQEARISLSELGRRVSLSPSATTERVRNLESLGVITGYHATVDLAKVGYPVLAVVRLKYPGNRHEPLRRMLAERREILECLRTTGDDCYTLKVAATSMEHLETLMDELAGFGSTTTSVVYSRTLPLRGPARP; translated from the coding sequence ATGGCCGTGAATCTCGACGAAACCGACTGGGCGATCATCGAACAGCTGCAGCAGGAGGCCCGCATCTCCCTCAGCGAGCTGGGACGGCGGGTCAGCCTCAGTCCCTCCGCCACCACCGAACGGGTGCGGAACCTGGAGTCGCTGGGCGTCATCACCGGCTACCACGCCACGGTGGACCTGGCCAAGGTCGGCTACCCCGTGCTCGCCGTCGTCCGGCTCAAGTACCCGGGCAACCGCCACGAGCCGCTGCGCCGGATGCTCGCCGAACGCCGGGAGATCCTGGAGTGCCTGCGCACCACCGGCGACGACTGCTACACCCTGAAAGTCGCGGCGACGTCCATGGAGCACCTGGAAACCCTCATGGACGAGCTGGCCGGCTTCGGCAGCACCACCACCAGCGTCGTCTACAGCCGGACCCTGCCGCTGCGCGGGCCCGCCCGGCCCTGA
- a CDS encoding LLM class flavin-dependent oxidoreductase, with protein MQFGVNVPNFGPGTDPGVLREWARTVEGIGFDLLMLSDHVVVTPDVAQRYPEPFHEPFTTLSWLAGITTGLRLGTTVLVLPYRNPLLVARMAGTLGRLSGGRFVLGVGVGWARQEFDALGVPFGTRGRLTDEYLGALREAWRTGGEGEPCGGGEPSGLGPVPVWVGGHSEAALRRTVRFGDAWHPLRLPLDRMRSVLAEHPVPGFAPRIALRLTDAPVDGPERPAGVGSIEQVLDDLHQLRALDAETVVFDPYHRDPEETRRPQTAWQDLATVATHWKAATS; from the coding sequence ATGCAATTTGGCGTCAACGTACCGAACTTCGGGCCCGGGACCGATCCCGGCGTGCTGCGGGAGTGGGCCCGGACGGTGGAGGGGATCGGCTTCGACCTCCTCATGCTCTCGGACCACGTGGTCGTGACTCCGGACGTGGCCCAGCGCTACCCGGAGCCGTTCCACGAGCCGTTCACCACGCTGTCCTGGCTGGCCGGGATCACCACCGGCCTGCGGCTGGGCACGACCGTCCTCGTCCTGCCGTACCGGAACCCGCTGCTGGTGGCCCGGATGGCCGGCACCCTCGGCCGGCTCAGCGGCGGCCGGTTCGTCCTCGGCGTGGGGGTCGGCTGGGCCCGCCAGGAATTCGACGCGCTCGGCGTGCCGTTCGGCACGCGCGGCCGGCTGACCGACGAGTACCTGGGCGCGCTGCGGGAGGCCTGGCGCACGGGCGGCGAAGGCGAGCCGTGCGGAGGCGGCGAGCCCAGCGGACTCGGGCCGGTGCCGGTCTGGGTCGGCGGCCACAGCGAGGCGGCGCTGCGGCGGACGGTCCGCTTCGGCGACGCCTGGCACCCCCTGCGGCTCCCGCTCGACCGGATGCGGTCGGTGCTGGCCGAGCACCCGGTGCCCGGGTTCGCGCCCCGCATCGCCCTGCGGCTGACCGACGCACCGGTCGACGGCCCGGAGCGCCCGGCGGGCGTGGGCAGCATCGAGCAAGTCCTGGACGATCTCCACCAGTTGCGCGCCCTCGACGCCGAGACCGTCGTGTTCGACCCCTACCACAGGGATCCCGAGGAGACCCGCCGGCCGCAGACGGCCTGGCAGGACCTCGCCACCGTGGCCACCCATTGGAAGGCAGCAACCTCGTGA
- a CDS encoding response regulator transcription factor, which translates to MRAVIAEDSVLLRIGLVKVLEAVGFEVAAAVGDAEELLAAVEEHHPDVVVADVRMPPGFTDEGVRAALLIRRQWPEVAVLLLSQYVEERYAADLLSTNTSGVGYLLKQRVANVDDFVEALQRVAEGGTALDPEVVAQLLVRRHRDPLEKLTPRERDVLSLMAEGRSNAAIAGSLVVSDSAVAKHINSIFTKLDLPPAEDSHRRVMAVLRFLEVG; encoded by the coding sequence GTGCGCGCTGTGATCGCCGAGGACTCGGTCCTGCTGAGGATCGGGCTGGTCAAGGTCCTGGAGGCGGTGGGCTTCGAGGTCGCGGCGGCCGTCGGGGACGCCGAGGAACTGCTGGCCGCCGTGGAGGAGCACCACCCCGACGTGGTGGTCGCGGACGTCCGGATGCCCCCGGGCTTCACCGACGAGGGCGTGCGGGCCGCGCTGTTGATCCGCCGGCAGTGGCCGGAGGTCGCGGTCCTGCTGCTCTCCCAGTACGTGGAGGAGCGCTACGCCGCCGACCTGCTGTCGACCAACACCAGCGGGGTCGGCTACCTGCTCAAGCAGCGGGTGGCCAATGTGGACGACTTCGTGGAGGCGCTGCAGCGGGTCGCCGAGGGCGGCACCGCGCTGGACCCGGAGGTGGTCGCCCAGCTGCTGGTGCGCCGCCACCGGGATCCGCTGGAGAAGCTGACCCCGCGCGAGCGGGACGTGCTCTCCCTGATGGCGGAGGGCCGTTCCAACGCCGCGATCGCCGGCTCGCTGGTGGTCAGCGACAGCGCGGTGGCCAAGCACATCAACTCGATCTTCACCAAGCTCGACCTGCCGCCCGCCGAGGACAGCCACCGCCGGGTGATGGCGGTGCTGCGGTTCCTGGAGGTCGGGTGA
- a CDS encoding threonine aldolase family protein, whose amino-acid sequence MTDDQSNVQRRRAARLSCRRFLSGDRFLSIRERIAQLAALDGLDTFPDFYGTDGPVRQLEERTAALLGKEDAVFFPTGTMAQQVALRHHAELTGNPAVALHPLCHLERHERHAYTQLTGLRGLWPTTEQRHPTADELRALGEPFGTLTVELPLRDPGFLLPTWDELTELVAAARETGARVHFDGARLWNTTVHFDRQLDEIAALADSVYVSFYKDLGGTSGAALAGDAALTAYARTWRHRYGGQLFQQWPAALAALHGLDTVLPRIPSYTRHAATLAPALAALPGARLVPEAPVTHEFQLWLPHPAKALDAAHLALAEQEGTWFVGPWQDAAPGLAMAEVTLGAPAQSWTPAEVTEVGLHFLELAAKA is encoded by the coding sequence ATGACCGACGACCAGAGCAATGTCCAGCGGCGCCGCGCGGCCCGCCTGTCCTGCCGGCGCTTCCTCTCCGGCGACCGCTTCCTCAGCATCCGCGAGCGCATCGCCCAACTCGCCGCCCTGGACGGTCTGGACACCTTCCCCGACTTCTACGGAACGGACGGCCCGGTCCGGCAGCTGGAGGAACGGACCGCCGCGCTGCTCGGCAAGGAGGACGCCGTCTTCTTCCCCACCGGCACCATGGCGCAGCAGGTCGCCCTCCGCCACCACGCGGAGCTCACCGGCAACCCGGCCGTCGCCCTTCACCCGCTCTGCCACCTCGAACGCCACGAACGCCACGCCTACACCCAGCTCACCGGCCTGCGCGGCCTCTGGCCCACCACCGAGCAGCGTCATCCCACCGCCGACGAACTCCGGGCGCTCGGCGAACCGTTCGGCACCCTCACCGTCGAACTCCCGCTGCGCGACCCCGGCTTCCTCCTCCCCACCTGGGACGAGCTGACCGAACTCGTCGCCGCCGCCCGCGAAACCGGCGCCCGGGTGCACTTCGACGGCGCCCGCCTCTGGAACACCACCGTCCACTTCGACAGGCAGCTCGACGAGATCGCCGCCCTCGCCGACAGCGTCTACGTGTCCTTCTACAAGGACCTGGGCGGCACCAGCGGAGCCGCCCTCGCCGGCGACGCCGCCCTCACCGCCTACGCCCGCACCTGGCGCCACCGCTACGGCGGCCAGCTCTTCCAGCAGTGGCCGGCCGCCCTCGCCGCCCTCCACGGCCTGGACACCGTCCTCCCCCGCATCCCGTCCTACACCCGCCACGCCGCGACCCTCGCCCCCGCCCTGGCCGCACTCCCCGGCGCCCGCCTGGTCCCGGAGGCCCCGGTGACCCACGAGTTCCAACTCTGGCTCCCCCACCCGGCGAAGGCCCTGGACGCCGCCCACCTCGCACTCGCCGAACAGGAGGGCACCTGGTTCGTCGGCCCCTGGCAGGACGCCGCCCCCGGCCTCGCCATGGCCGAGGTCACCCTCGGCGCCCCGGCCCAGTCCTGGACGCCCGCCGAGGTCACCGAAGTGGGCCTGCACTTCCTCGAGTTGGCCGCCAAGGCCTGA